The DNA sequence AATCATTGAAGAAATGCTTGAAGATGGCATCGAGGTTGAACGTGACCCATTCGGTCACGTTAAGCTTGATACCATTAACCCAGGCCAATGGTTTGCAAACCAGTTTGCAAAGATCATCGGTGCAGAAAAGGTTATGGTTCAGAAGTCTGGTTACTTCTCACGTTCGGCTGCGTCTAATCCAAAGGATCTCGAGCTTATTGAGTCTATGGTTGAGTTGGCTGTTAAGTCTGCTCAGGAAGGCGTTTCCGGAGTTATTGGCCACGACGAAGAAGATAACGATACCTTGAAGGCAATCGATTTCAAGCGTATTGCTGGACACAAGGCATTTGATGTTTCTCAGCCATGGTTCCATGAAGTTATGGATGCTATCGGCCAAGAATGGGAGCCAAAGCCAGCTAAGTAATAGCTGAACAACGTATATTGGCCGGTCTTCGTCATTTTCCGGAAGGCCGGCCAATAATCATGACATGAACACCTAGAACAATGTGGAGAAATGACGAGTTTACATGGGCAATCAGGTAGATAAAAGAGATTTCTTGCCAGTATATCCTGATCCTCATGAGCTTTCTTGTGCGGTGAACCAGATTCGGCGAGCTCCAGATATTGTACAGGTCTCACATATCCGTCAGCTCCAAGAACAGCTTGCGCTTGCCGGGCAAGGCCAAGCCTTTATTGTTCAGGGTGGAGATTGTGCCGAGCGATTTTCAGATGCGACCCGCTATCATGTACGGGCTAAAATAGGTTCCTTACTTCAAACTGGCTTTATTATTAGTAGACTCAGCTCTCGTCCAGTAGTGCCAGTTGGGCGAATAGCCGGGCAATATGCTAAACCGCGAACGCATGAAACCGAACAACGAGATGGTATCGTTCTACCGTCGTACCGTGGTGATGCAATCAATTCACACGTTTTTACCTCCCAAGCCAGAACTCCAGACCCGCAGCGTCTCGTGCAAGCGATCGAAAGTGCTCAGACTGCTTATCGCTATATTAGGGAACTAGAAGTAACTGACTTTCTCTCTAACGCTCACGCGCTGGAATGGAATACATCTGGCTATCCTAGTCCGCAATACCAGCGATTCAACGAATTAGTTACGAGTGAATATGTAGATGGTGGGCCAAGAAACATTTATATTTCACACGAAGCGCTATTACCGTTCTATGAGCAAGCATTAACTGACCGTGAACACTGGAACAGAGGTGCTCATATGCTATGGGTTGGAGAGCGGACCCGATACGTAGAGAGCCCACAAATGGCGTATTTGGCTTCGATTAATAATCCTATTGGTGTCAAACTTGGGCCGAACGCATCAGGTTCTGACATCCATCAGATTATGGACATGCTCAATCCTCATGGCGTTCCAGGACGCCTAGTTTTTATCCCACGGATGGGTGTTTCTCGTATTAGGGAAAAGTTGCCAGAATTATTGGTTGCGGCACGTGAGAATGGCCGTCCAGTTACTTGGCTTGTTGATCCAATGCATGGCAATACTCAGACGATTGCGGGACGAAAAATTAGGTTTTTACCTGATATTATCTCTGAAATCGAGAAGTTTTTTCAGTTGTGTGCGCAATATGAAACTATCGCCGGTGGAATGCATATCGAGTTTTCTGGCCATAACGTAACGGAGATTGCCGATAGCTGTGATGACCTTAATTGGACGCATACTGTGGATCACCCACTGGTAGATCCACGGCTTAACCCACGCCAGCTATTGGAGGTGGCTTTTGCCGCTGGAAAGTTCATGGCTACACAACAGTAATTGTAATCGTAGTTCCAGGCTTAGCTTTTGTTCCGCCTTCTGGGTCTTGAAGACGCACTGTTCCAAAGAAACCACCAAGTATTTTTTCAACTTTGACTTCAAATCCGGCATTTTTCAAGGTAGTGAGCGCGTTTTGACTTTGTTGTCCAATGACGTTCGGTACTTCTACCAGCTTTGGCCCGAGCGAAACGGTAACGTGTACTTCATCTAGACGCAGCCCAGCAGAGTTAGCTTCTGGAGTTTGAGAGATGACGTTTCCTTCGGGAACGGTATCTGAGTATTCTTCAGTTAATACAAGGGTAAGTCCAAGATCGGCAAGCGTTTGTTCGAGTTCGCTACGTTTGACATCACTTAAATTAGGGATTTTCACAGGCGCTCGACCATCTGAAATAACGTAATGGATAGTCGCGTTGTGTGGGATGGAAGAATCTGGTTCCGGTTCTTGAGAGACGATATGGTCTTTCTCTACTGTATCGGAGTAGTTAGAAGTGTGGTCAATATCAGAAAAACCGGCGTCCTTGAGAGCCTGCTCGGCCTCTGCGGAAGTTAATCCAGCAAGCGAAGGAACCGTTAGGTGTTTGATGCCATCGGAGATACGAATCTTTACTTCAGTGTCTGGATGAATACGGCTACCTGCTATAGGGTCAGTTCCTATGATGGAGTCTCGCGCAATGTTGTCGGAAAACTCATGCGTTACTGAGGTGTGAAATCCCTGTTTTTCAAGTGTTTCTTGGGCCTGTGCTAGCGACATAGCTGAGACATCAGCGAGGGTAACGCGTAAGCCAGGGCCGTAGAGGAAATACCAGCCAGTAGTTCCGGTCAGAGCGAGTAATAAAAGGAAGAGAGCAGTGAAAAGTGGCCACCGTCGACGACGTCGAGTCTTCGACGTCGATGAGGAAACAGAAGCTGGACGGGTAACAGCGGTAAGTTTTTGTGTGTTAGCTGCAGGCTGGTCTATTACCGGATTAGTGAGTTGCTGGGTTGTTGCAGAAGTGCCTGTCTCTTTGACTTGTTGTGGGAAAACAGGAATACGGCGAATAGCAATGTCACTAGGGATTGATTCGGTAATATCTTCGAGCGCATCAAGTGCTGCCTGGCCATTTTGTGGGCGTTTTTGTGGATCTTTGGCTGTGAAAAGACGGATTAAGGAATCGATACTAGCCGGAATCCAATCAGCTAAGTCACTGAGCTGTGGCACTTGGTCATGGGCGTGTTGATAAGCGATCGCGAGGGGTGTCTCACCGGTGAATGGTAAAGAACCAGCAATAAGTTCATAGAGCATAATGCCAGTTGCGTAAATATCGGTGGCTGGTCCGGCAGTGCCAGCAGTGACAAGCTCAGGAGCAACGTATCCGACGGTGCCAAGGACTGTTGCTGTTTGGGTAGATTTTGACGCGGCGCGTGCTAAACCGAAGTCGGCAACTTGTGCATTGATTGTTGGTTGCGAGATAACTGCGGAGATATCAAGTGGTTGGGTTAATAAAATATTTTCCGGTTTAACGTCACGGTGAACAATATCGGCGCTATGTGCAATCGCCAGTGCTTGGAGTACCTGCTTAATGATTGTTAGCGCCATTCCTATCGGCAAGGAGCCATTAGCGTTCAAT is a window from the Arcanobacterium buesumense genome containing:
- a CDS encoding 3-deoxy-7-phosphoheptulonate synthase; its protein translation is MGNQVDKRDFLPVYPDPHELSCAVNQIRRAPDIVQVSHIRQLQEQLALAGQGQAFIVQGGDCAERFSDATRYHVRAKIGSLLQTGFIISRLSSRPVVPVGRIAGQYAKPRTHETEQRDGIVLPSYRGDAINSHVFTSQARTPDPQRLVQAIESAQTAYRYIRELEVTDFLSNAHALEWNTSGYPSPQYQRFNELVTSEYVDGGPRNIYISHEALLPFYEQALTDREHWNRGAHMLWVGERTRYVESPQMAYLASINNPIGVKLGPNASGSDIHQIMDMLNPHGVPGRLVFIPRMGVSRIREKLPELLVAARENGRPVTWLVDPMHGNTQTIAGRKIRFLPDIISEIEKFFQLCAQYETIAGGMHIEFSGHNVTEIADSCDDLNWTHTVDHPLVDPRLNPRQLLEVAFAAGKFMATQQ
- the pknB gene encoding Stk1 family PASTA domain-containing Ser/Thr kinase, with the translated sequence MNLDPLLNVAIEGRYRITSRLARGGMASVYRAHDNRLDRDVAVKIIHSHLAEQPDFVERFIQEARSAAKLTSPHVVNVYDQGVAQTPLGDLPYLVMQLVSGPDLRSELNANGSLPIGMALTIIKQVLQALAIAHSADIVHRDVKPENILLTQPLDISAVISQPTINAQVADFGLARAASKSTQTATVLGTVGYVAPELVTAGTAGPATDIYATGIMLYELIAGSLPFTGETPLAIAYQHAHDQVPQLSDLADWIPASIDSLIRLFTAKDPQKRPQNGQAALDALEDITESIPSDIAIRRIPVFPQQVKETGTSATTQQLTNPVIDQPAANTQKLTAVTRPASVSSSTSKTRRRRRWPLFTALFLLLLALTGTTGWYFLYGPGLRVTLADVSAMSLAQAQETLEKQGFHTSVTHEFSDNIARDSIIGTDPIAGSRIHPDTEVKIRISDGIKHLTVPSLAGLTSAEAEQALKDAGFSDIDHTSNYSDTVEKDHIVSQEPEPDSSIPHNATIHYVISDGRAPVKIPNLSDVKRSELEQTLADLGLTLVLTEEYSDTVPEGNVISQTPEANSAGLRLDEVHVTVSLGPKLVEVPNVIGQQSQNALTTLKNAGFEVKVEKILGGFFGTVRLQDPEGGTKAKPGTTITITVV